CCAAGGGTCATGCCGCCGGCGCCGAGCCAGTTTGCGGTCATCTCGATCAATTGCTCTTCCGTCACAGTGGACGGACCGAGCAAGCTTGCGCAGCGCGAAGCGTCGCTCAGCAGGGCTGTCTCTGATTCGGTGCCCGTGAACCGAGGCTTTTTGCCAAAGCGCCGACCGAAGTTCTCCGCAACCTCGCGGACCGAGAGCACTTTGAGTCCGGTGACATTGAGCGCACGCGCGGGCACGTCGCAAAGCGCGAAAGAGCGAAGACAGTATGAGTTGGCATCGCCCTGCCAGATTACGTTTGCGTAGCCTGTAGTTAGATCAACAGGTTGCTCGCGCAGGACCTTTTCGGCGATATCGACAAGAACTCCGTAACGAAGATCGACCGCATAATTCAGGCGATAGATGAGCGTAGGGATCTGATGCGTGTTGGCGAAGTATTCAAAGATGCGCTCACGCGCGAGTGCTGATTGCGCATATTCGCCAATAGGGGCGACTGGCGTATCTTCAGTGGCCCCTTTGCTGTTGATTGGGGTAAAGGGATAGACGTTACCGGTCGAGAAAGCTACTATCCGTGAGGCATGAAAACGCTGTGCAGTCAGGCCGGCCATCCAGACATTGGTAGCCCACGTGAGCGGCTGGTCAGCGACGGAGCCAAACTTTCGTCCAGCCATAAAAACAACATTCGGCGCATCAGGAAGTAGGCTGTAGGTATCAGGGTTAAGCAGGTCCGCTTCGACGACATCATTGCCTCTCGAATAGCGAGCAAGAAAACCGTTATGATCCCTGCGTGTCACCGCAACCACCCTATGGCGAAGCCCAGCCTGCTGAATGGCGCGGCGCATCCGCCCAACGAGGCTCGGTCCCATCTTTCCGCCCGCGCCCAGCACGACTACATCCCCTCTGAGTTCCGCGGCTGCTTCTACGTCGACTTCTGAAGGCTGAGTAAGCAGCTCTTCCAACTTGTCTTCATTGCTGAGAATTGTGGTGGACATGTATAATTCCGCTGAGTAGAATATGTTCTACTAAATTGTGAATACGACCTTACGAGCCCGGGGAGCGTTTGTCAATGCCAGAATGTGGAGAGGCCAAAAAATGATGTCAGCCGGAACAGGAAGGCTCCGCGGGCGGCTGCTCGCAAGTATTGTGTTCGTGATGTTTTGTTTGGTGCAATCGGGTTCTGCGGCCGACTTGCGGCTGGGTATCATCGGAACCGATACCTCACACGCAATTGAATTTACAAAATTATTGAATGACGCCGCTGCGCCTGGTCACGTTGCTGGTGCACGCGTCGTAGCAGCATATCGCGGTGGCAGTCCGGATATTGCAGCCAGCCGCGACCGGATTGTCGGGTTCAGCACGGAGCTGGGCAAGGCGTGGCATATCCCCTTCGTTAAAGAGATCAGTGATCTCTGCCCACTAGTTGATGGAATTCTTCTTGAAAGCGTGGACGGGCGTGCGCATCTCAGACAATTTCGCGAGGCAGCAAGGTGTGGCAAGCCGGTCTTTATTGACAAGCCACTGGCCTCCACGCTCGCCGACGCGCTGGAGATCGGCAAGATCGCTGCCGCAGCTAGAATTCCGTGGTTCAGCAGTTCGTCATTGCGGTTTGGTGCGGTTCAAGCTATGAGCGCGCCAGCCGTGACAGGAGCATTTGTGTGGGGTCCCGGGCCATTCGAAGAGCATCACCAGCTTGATCTCTCCTGGTACGGTATACATACGGTGGAGATGTTATTTACGATCATGGGCCCGGGGGTAAAAGACGTTACTCGTACATACTCCCCCAGCGTTGATGTTGTTACAGGAGTCTGGACCGATGGGCGAGTCGGCACGTTGCGTGTCTTAAGGCCGGACAGTTCATATGGAGCCGTGGTCTACTATGCGAACGGCCACTCCGTTGTCGAGAACGAGATCGCGGTGAGCTACTCTCCGCTGCTAGAAAAAATCGTGCAGTTCATGCGGACGGACATCCCACCCGTTCCCAATGGAGAGACGCTTGAAATCTTCCGGTTCATGGATGCCGCACAGAAGAGTCGTGAGCGTGGCGGCGTTCCCGTTTTGGTCAATCGCTGAATGGCTGATGTATGCAAGTCGATCAAGTTGACAATATGGCCGCTTCGAAGGAACACAGGCATGGTGCCAACGTGGCTCGGATGAAAGGAAAGTTCATCGCGAGGGTTGTCTTCACCATCACAGGTGCACTCCTCGCATGCCCGCGGATCCACGCTGCAAGCCGTGCTGTGCAAGTCTGTGTACGAGACCAGAGCGGCGCCGCAATCGCGGGAGCCAGCATCTCGGTTGCGAGCAGTGCGCAGCGGTTTGAGACTGGATCAGATGGTTGTGCAACCTTCGATGTGATGCCCGGAAAAGCGATCAAGATTAGTCGTACCGGATTCACCAACGCGGCTGAATCCATCGGCGACACCGCGCGGCTTACTGTCACACTGCATGCCGGAGTTACCGAGGAAGTCGATGTAACAGCAGCGCGTACGCCACTGGCCCTCGATGCGAGCGCAAGCAGTGTCCGCATCCTGTCCAGTACCCGACTTGAGCAGGCGTCAGGGTTCACACTGGACGACGACCTGCGCCAGGTTGCAGGATTTCAGCTCTTTCGCCGGACAAGTTCCTGGGTTGCGAACCCGACGACAGAAGGAACATCACTACGTGGCTTAGGTTCGACTGCTGCCAGTCGAACCCTCGTGCTCAACGATCAGGTTCCGCTCAACGATCCTTATGGAGGATGGGTCCATTGGAATGAGATTCCGATGCTTGCCATTCACGAAGTCGAACTGATGCGTGGTGGAGCCTCGGACCTCTATGGCTCAAGCGCCATCGGTGGTGTCATCGATGTCGTTCCCGTTGTACCGGACCACGCTGGCTATACCGTGGACCTTTCAGGGGCGAGCGAGCATACAACCAACCTGAATGGGTTGCTGATGGGCAGCACTGGGCGATGGAGCGCACTTACCGCAGCCAGCCTGTTTCGCACCGATGGTTACATCCTGATTGCTCCACAGCTACGCGGTCCCATCGATATTGCATCGAACGTCCACTCGCAGAGCGGTCGGGTCGAATTACGCGAAAACATTGGAACGAATAGCAATATCTTCCTGCTCGGCAATCTATTGAATGAAGCAAGGAGCAATGGAACCCCTCTCCAGACAAACGCAACCAGGATCTGGCGATATATTGGCGGTGGCGATTGGGACATAGACCACGAGAGTCGGCTCTTGGTACGTCTCTATGGAACGAACCAAAGATATCGACAGGGTTTTTCGACGGTGAATGCAACACGAACTTCGGAGAAGTTGACAGCCCGTCATCGTTATCCATCGGAGGTGGTTGGCGGTGCTGGGCAATGGGCACGCAGCGTTGGGACATTGACGCTGGTGGCTGGGGCCGATGCCATGGACAATCGGGGCAACGACTCCGAGCAGCTTTCGCATATCAGTCTGAGTGCGCGGCAACGCAGCGAGGGAGTCTATGGCGAGATACTGTGGCAACCTGCAAACTGGTCGGTGGCACTCTCATCGCGCTTCGATCACTTCGGCAGCTTCGATGCTCGTCAGTCGGGCGGCGTTCCCCCAGTACTACCAGATATCTATGAAAATGTCTTCGATCCCCGCCTGGGCGTGGTCAGAAAGCTTACCCGCACCCTCTCGCTGACCGGCTCCGTATTTCGCGCATTCCGCGGGCCTACGATGAACGAGCTTTATCGCCAGAGTCAGGTCGGGCAGCAAATAACGTTGCCGAATGCGCAGCTCAAGTCAGAGCGCGCGACAGGGTTTGAGCTGGGCGGTCTGGTAGATGCTGGCCATCTCGGCTCCATTCGTTCCAGCTATTTCCTGACTCAAGTGAACCGTCCCATTGCGGCGATTACGCTTAGTTCTACTCCCACCAGCACACTACTGGAGCGGGAGAACCTTGGCCAGTTGACCAGTAAGGGATTTACCGCCGAGTGGGAGCTTCGGCCTGCGTCCTTTTTATCCTTAGTTGGTGGATACCAGTTTGCAGTTTCCACGGTCACAAAGTTTCAACCTGACCCGTCGCTCGTCGGCAAGTGGACCCCAGAGGTGCCTCGTAACAGCGCTACGTTGCAGATGCAATTCTCAAGACACCGCATCGGCACTCTGGCCGTCGACCTACGCACCAGTGGCCGTCAGTTCGATGACTCTGCGAACCAGTTCAGGCTGGACGGATATGCCCAGGTCGATCTATACGCGGAGCACTCATTCGGAGAGAAGTGGCAGGTGTATGCTTCGACACAGAATTTGCTGAACCAGCCGGTGCAGGCGGGACGAACACCCATCCTGACGCTGG
This is a stretch of genomic DNA from Edaphobacter acidisoli. It encodes these proteins:
- a CDS encoding NAD-dependent epimerase/dehydratase family protein, which codes for MSTTILSNEDKLEELLTQPSEVDVEAAAELRGDVVVLGAGGKMGPSLVGRMRRAIQQAGLRHRVVAVTRRDHNGFLARYSRGNDVVEADLLNPDTYSLLPDAPNVVFMAGRKFGSVADQPLTWATNVWMAGLTAQRFHASRIVAFSTGNVYPFTPINSKGATEDTPVAPIGEYAQSALARERIFEYFANTHQIPTLIYRLNYAVDLRYGVLVDIAEKVLREQPVDLTTGYANVIWQGDANSYCLRSFALCDVPARALNVTGLKVLSVREVAENFGRRFGKKPRFTGTESETALLSDASRCASLLGPSTVTEEQLIEMTANWLGAGGMTLGKPTKFERRDGTF
- a CDS encoding Gfo/Idh/MocA family oxidoreductase, translating into MFCLVQSGSAADLRLGIIGTDTSHAIEFTKLLNDAAAPGHVAGARVVAAYRGGSPDIAASRDRIVGFSTELGKAWHIPFVKEISDLCPLVDGILLESVDGRAHLRQFREAARCGKPVFIDKPLASTLADALEIGKIAAAARIPWFSSSSLRFGAVQAMSAPAVTGAFVWGPGPFEEHHQLDLSWYGIHTVEMLFTIMGPGVKDVTRTYSPSVDVVTGVWTDGRVGTLRVLRPDSSYGAVVYYANGHSVVENEIAVSYSPLLEKIVQFMRTDIPPVPNGETLEIFRFMDAAQKSRERGGVPVLVNR
- a CDS encoding TonB-dependent receptor, with product MQVDQVDNMAASKEHRHGANVARMKGKFIARVVFTITGALLACPRIHAASRAVQVCVRDQSGAAIAGASISVASSAQRFETGSDGCATFDVMPGKAIKISRTGFTNAAESIGDTARLTVTLHAGVTEEVDVTAARTPLALDASASSVRILSSTRLEQASGFTLDDDLRQVAGFQLFRRTSSWVANPTTEGTSLRGLGSTAASRTLVLNDQVPLNDPYGGWVHWNEIPMLAIHEVELMRGGASDLYGSSAIGGVIDVVPVVPDHAGYTVDLSGASEHTTNLNGLLMGSTGRWSALTAASLFRTDGYILIAPQLRGPIDIASNVHSQSGRVELRENIGTNSNIFLLGNLLNEARSNGTPLQTNATRIWRYIGGGDWDIDHESRLLVRLYGTNQRYRQGFSTVNATRTSEKLTARHRYPSEVVGGAGQWARSVGTLTLVAGADAMDNRGNDSEQLSHISLSARQRSEGVYGEILWQPANWSVALSSRFDHFGSFDARQSGGVPPVLPDIYENVFDPRLGVVRKLTRTLSLTGSVFRAFRGPTMNELYRQSQVGQQITLPNAQLKSERATGFELGGLVDAGHLGSIRSSYFLTQVNRPIAAITLSSTPTSTLLERENLGQLTSKGFTAEWELRPASFLSLVGGYQFAVSTVTKFQPDPSLVGKWTPEVPRNSATLQMQFSRHRIGTLAVDLRTSGRQFDDSANQFRLDGYAQVDLYAEHSFGEKWQVYASTQNLLNQPVQAGRTPILTLGPSRIVMLGLRIH